A single region of the Deltaproteobacteria bacterium genome encodes:
- the der gene encoding ribosome biogenesis GTPase Der, with protein MKPVIAIIGRPNVGKSTLFNRLSEKNKAIVIDEPGATRDRNYVDCTWYDKDFTLIDTGGFEPTSTDTILTQMREQAHLAIEEADIIIFLMDGREGLTPSDREITNILREFEKPVFFVINKIDGPKHENHIFEFYELGIEKVYSISAQHGLGIHELMDDVALSLSSPAEEHLHGEKRIKIAVIGKPNVGKSSLVNKILGYERTIVNPIPGTTRDAIDTPFELNGKKYLLVDTAGIRRKSRVSLTLEKYSIVQALKAINRCDIALLLIDAEEGMTEQDAKIAGLTLESGVACVIVVNKWDAVKKDNATVGNYVNNIKDTVKFMDYAPIIFVSALTGQRVSKIFDIIETVLSQYTKRVSTAELNSVVRKLVELTPPPRHQNRSNTFSYTTQVAVAPPTFVFFIREPGAVHFSYRRFLINRIREAFGFDQSPIRVIFRKKSRSKEE; from the coding sequence GTGAAACCTGTTATTGCCATCATCGGCAGGCCCAATGTCGGGAAATCGACGCTTTTTAATCGCCTGTCAGAGAAAAACAAGGCTATTGTCATTGACGAGCCGGGCGCCACGAGAGATCGGAACTATGTGGATTGCACATGGTATGATAAAGATTTCACACTGATCGATACGGGTGGATTTGAGCCGACATCTACAGATACAATTCTTACACAGATGCGAGAGCAGGCACATTTAGCCATTGAAGAGGCTGATATCATTATCTTTCTCATGGATGGCAGGGAAGGTTTAACACCATCCGACAGGGAAATCACAAATATCCTCAGAGAGTTTGAAAAACCGGTCTTCTTTGTTATCAACAAGATCGACGGTCCGAAGCACGAAAACCATATTTTTGAATTCTACGAACTGGGAATTGAAAAGGTTTACAGCATCTCCGCACAGCACGGCCTGGGAATTCACGAATTAATGGATGATGTAGCTCTCTCTCTTTCATCTCCCGCTGAAGAACATCTTCACGGGGAAAAGCGGATCAAAATAGCGGTGATCGGGAAACCGAATGTCGGAAAATCCTCGTTAGTGAACAAAATCCTCGGATATGAAAGAACCATCGTTAACCCTATACCGGGCACAACAAGAGACGCCATAGATACCCCCTTCGAGTTGAACGGTAAAAAATATCTGCTGGTCGACACGGCAGGCATCAGGCGAAAAAGCAGAGTAAGCCTTACTCTCGAAAAATACAGCATTGTCCAGGCTCTTAAAGCCATAAACCGCTGTGATATCGCTCTTCTTCTCATTGATGCCGAGGAAGGCATGACCGAACAGGATGCAAAAATTGCAGGGTTGACACTCGAAAGTGGGGTTGCCTGCGTCATTGTCGTCAATAAATGGGACGCCGTAAAGAAAGATAACGCCACGGTGGGAAATTATGTAAATAATATCAAAGATACGGTTAAATTTATGGACTATGCTCCTATCATCTTTGTGTCGGCACTCACCGGGCAGCGGGTATCCAAAATCTTTGACATCATTGAAACGGTTTTAAGCCAGTATACAAAACGTGTCAGCACCGCCGAACTTAATAGCGTTGTCAGAAAATTAGTCGAATTGACCCCCCCACCGCGCCACCAAAACAGATCAAATACCTTCAGCTATACGACTCAAGTAGCCGTCGCTCCACCCACGTTTGTTTTTTTTATCCGTGAACCCGGCGCCGTTCACTTTTCATACAGGCGCTTCCTGATCAACAGGATCAGAGAGGCATTCGGTTTTGATCAATCACCAATCAGGGTTATTTTCAGAAAGAAGAGCAGATCAAAGGAAGAATGA
- a CDS encoding SprT family zinc-dependent metalloprotease — protein sequence MNIIQFGNKQINYEIVHSSRKKTVAIYVEPTIVTVRAPKRLSGEKIRSLVEKKARWIFDKQERIIRERRLHPPKEFVSGESFPYLGRQYRLKVLRSVNRLSNTCHLISGRLQVEISKNLQEKDAGMAVKESLIEWYQEHAKKKIDERLPRIAHQLGRWPVSIQIKDQKTRWGSCSRSGIVRFNWKIIMASISVLDYIITHELCHLFYQNHSPEYWKKVQSIIPDYRKKRDWLRDHAFIMGNFA from the coding sequence ATGAATATCATTCAATTTGGTAACAAGCAGATTAACTATGAAATCGTCCATAGTAGCCGGAAAAAGACCGTGGCTATCTATGTAGAACCAACAATTGTAACGGTCCGCGCACCGAAGCGGCTCAGTGGGGAAAAAATACGTTCACTCGTGGAGAAAAAGGCCCGATGGATTTTCGACAAGCAGGAGCGAATAATACGTGAGCGCAGGCTTCACCCCCCGAAGGAATTTGTAAGCGGTGAGTCATTTCCGTATTTGGGCAGGCAGTATCGCCTGAAAGTTCTTAGATCGGTCAACAGACTGAGTAATACATGCCACCTCATAAGCGGTCGTCTTCAAGTGGAGATCAGCAAAAACCTGCAAGAGAAAGATGCAGGAATGGCGGTAAAGGAATCTTTAATAGAGTGGTACCAGGAACATGCAAAAAAGAAGATTGATGAACGATTACCTCGCATTGCCCATCAACTGGGCAGATGGCCAGTTTCTATCCAGATCAAGGATCAGAAAACTCGCTGGGGCAGTTGCTCCCGTTCGGGTATTGTCCGCTTCAACTGGAAAATTATCATGGCATCTATTTCCGTTCTTGATTACATAATCACCCATGAACTCTGTCACCTCTTTTATCAAAATCATTCACCCGAATACTGGAAAAAAGTTCAGTCAATTATTCCGGACTACAGGAAAAAGCGTGATTGGTTAAGGGATCACGCCTTCATCATGGGCAATTTCGCCTAA
- a CDS encoding ferritin family protein yields the protein MKDRMNALQVALNNEMKEHEFYLKNAERTKNPVGKAMFQQIAGEELEHHERLKQLHGNWEKEKKWPDTVPLKVKDTTVKNVLKIAAQKAPKTAKGDADDLKAIRTAIEFEGKGAEYYAKLRDEVSDPKEKAFFNLLANIEHEHYVSLKDTEEYMTDPVSWFRKKENTGLDGA from the coding sequence ATGAAAGATCGGATGAATGCACTACAGGTTGCCTTGAACAACGAGATGAAAGAACATGAGTTTTATTTAAAAAATGCTGAGAGAACCAAGAATCCCGTCGGGAAGGCAATGTTTCAGCAGATAGCCGGAGAGGAACTGGAGCACCACGAGAGGCTGAAACAGCTCCACGGGAACTGGGAAAAGGAAAAGAAATGGCCCGACACCGTTCCCCTGAAGGTGAAAGATACCACTGTTAAAAATGTTCTGAAGATTGCGGCACAAAAAGCGCCCAAGACAGCGAAGGGCGATGCTGATGATCTAAAGGCAATCCGTACAGCGATCGAATTTGAGGGTAAAGGTGCGGAGTATTATGCAAAACTCCGCGACGAAGTCTCCGATCCAAAAGAAAAGGCGTTCTTTAATCTTCTTGCTAATATTGAACACGAACACTACGTGTCTCTCAAAGACACGGAAGAATATATGACTGACCCCGTGTCCTGGTTCAGAAAGAAGGAAAATACAGGCTTGGACGGAGCCTGA
- a CDS encoding divergent polysaccharide deacetylase family protein, whose translation MDRRSFLLKGASLLGGYLLGLSGFSHVFAYEKRTAGSSLNPSIALIIDDIGHSVSQTRQFLKLNIPLTFSILPRLRYSNILAEKINHYGHEVMLHQPMEPSDPRLDPGPGALYVGDGPKKINRIIEENIAGLSLATGINNHMGSRFTGSHEKMTETLRIIKDSGLFFVDSRTSLQSQGYKIARTLHMPAAYRHYFLDTIPFEPAILLQLRKLKQCALHYGTAIGIGHPFPQTARALRFFMEEHKNAEVSFVHVSKVLNN comes from the coding sequence TTGGATAGAAGGAGCTTTCTATTAAAAGGCGCCTCTCTGCTGGGAGGTTATCTTTTAGGTCTCAGCGGCTTCTCACACGTCTTCGCCTACGAGAAACGCACCGCCGGCTCTTCCCTGAACCCTTCCATTGCGCTGATTATCGATGATATCGGACACAGTGTATCCCAAACCAGACAGTTTTTGAAATTGAACATTCCCCTGACCTTTTCAATTCTTCCCCGGCTGAGATATTCCAATATTCTGGCTGAAAAAATTAATCATTACGGGCACGAGGTCATGCTTCACCAGCCCATGGAGCCTTCCGATCCGAGACTTGACCCGGGACCCGGAGCCCTTTATGTAGGAGACGGTCCGAAAAAGATAAACAGAATCATAGAAGAGAATATTGCCGGCTTGTCACTTGCGACAGGAATCAACAACCATATGGGCTCACGATTTACAGGATCACATGAAAAAATGACGGAAACCCTCAGGATTATTAAAGACAGCGGGCTGTTTTTTGTCGATAGCCGTACTTCCCTGCAATCACAGGGATACAAGATTGCCAGAACACTGCATATGCCTGCAGCGTACCGGCACTATTTTCTGGATACCATTCCCTTCGAACCGGCCATCCTTTTACAACTCCGCAAATTAAAACAATGTGCTCTGCACTACGGAACCGCCATCGGGATTGGCCATCCTTTCCCCCAAACAGCACGTGCTCTCAGATTCTTCATGGAGGAACACAAAAATGCAGAGGTTTCATTTGTTCATGTTTCAAAGGTTCTGAACAACTGA